Proteins encoded together in one Chiloscyllium plagiosum isolate BGI_BamShark_2017 unplaced genomic scaffold, ASM401019v2 scaf_14877, whole genome shotgun sequence window:
- the LOC122547748 gene encoding zinc-binding protein A33-like: MRYTRNRQQLPDNPERFDYCVSVLGSEGFTSGKHSWEVEVGNKTAWDMGVAKESINRKGQIFLNPGNGYWALVLREGNKYWAGEKPWKWLELSVSPRKVRVCLDYEGGKVSFYNSENKSHIYTFTGTFTEKLYPYFSPCNTDGGKNTEPLKICPRRVTIQEDEGFIASSK, encoded by the exons ATGAGATACACCAGGAATCGGCAGCAGCTTCCCGACAATCCGGAGAGATTTGATTACTGTGTCAGTGTCCTGGGATCAGAGGGATTCACATCAGGGAAACATTcctgggaggtggaggtggggaatAAGACTGCGTGGGATATGGGTGTGGCCAAGGAGTCCATCAACAGGAAGGGGCAAATCTTCCTGAATCCAGGTAATGGGTATTGGGCACTGGTGCTGAGAGAGGGGAATAAATACTGGGCTGGtgagaaaccatggaaatggtTAGAGCTGAGTGTGAGTCCGAGGAAGGTCCGAGTCTGTCTGGATTATGAGGGAGGGAAGGTGTCCTTTTATAACTCAGAGAACAAGAGCCATAT CTACACTTTCACTGGGACATTCACTGAGAAACTCTATCCTTACTTCAGTCCATGTAACACTGATGGGGGTAAAAACACAGAGCCTCTGAAAATCTGTCCCCGGAGAGTAACAATCCAGGAGGATGAGGGATTCATCGCTTCATCCAAATAA